One Chitinophaga parva DNA segment encodes these proteins:
- a CDS encoding bifunctional helix-turn-helix transcriptional regulator/GNAT family N-acetyltransferase yields the protein MEFFDEVGKMAIGSRLRMLTETITADAQQIYALHKIDLQPKWFPVFYVLSSGKQKTITGIAKEIGHSHPSVSNIIQEMVKKGLVKEKKDPADGRRTLVSLSPKGKAYTERIKDQYLDVNAAIEEISDQANHDLWKAIGEWEFLLKQKSLLERVKAHQKLRESRQVRIVPYEKQYATAFRELNEAWIAKYFTIEPMDRAMLENAEANILGNGGYIFVALYKGEVAGVCALVKMDDPVYKYELAKMAVSPVFQGKNIGYLLGKAVLDQAKALGAQQVYLESNTMLKPAISLYHKLGFEKVTGHETPYARCNIQMAVRLGCEQ from the coding sequence ATGGAGTTTTTTGATGAAGTAGGTAAAATGGCAATTGGCAGCCGGCTACGGATGCTTACAGAGACCATTACAGCAGACGCACAGCAGATCTATGCACTGCATAAAATAGACTTACAGCCCAAGTGGTTCCCGGTGTTTTATGTATTGAGCAGCGGGAAGCAGAAGACCATTACCGGCATTGCCAAAGAGATAGGCCACTCCCACCCTTCTGTGAGCAATATCATCCAGGAAATGGTGAAGAAAGGACTGGTAAAGGAAAAGAAAGACCCTGCGGATGGGCGCCGCACGCTGGTGAGCCTTTCGCCTAAAGGGAAGGCGTACACGGAGCGCATCAAAGACCAGTACCTTGATGTAAATGCTGCTATTGAAGAAATATCCGACCAGGCTAATCACGACCTGTGGAAGGCCATTGGAGAATGGGAGTTCCTGTTGAAACAAAAGTCGCTCCTGGAGCGGGTAAAGGCCCACCAAAAGCTGCGGGAAAGCCGGCAGGTGCGCATTGTACCGTATGAAAAGCAATATGCCACTGCATTCCGGGAACTAAATGAAGCATGGATCGCTAAATATTTTACGATAGAGCCTATGGACCGTGCCATGCTGGAAAATGCGGAGGCCAATATCCTGGGCAATGGGGGCTACATTTTCGTGGCGTTGTACAAAGGGGAAGTAGCCGGCGTATGCGCCCTGGTAAAGATGGACGACCCGGTGTATAAATATGAACTGGCCAAGATGGCCGTGTCTCCCGTGTTCCAGGGCAAGAATATTGGGTATTTGTTAGGGAAAGCGGTGCTGGACCAGGCGAAGGCGCTGGGAGCCCAACAGGTGTACCTGGAGAGCAACACTATGCTAAAACCCGCTATCAGCCTGTATCATAAGTTGGGCTTTGAGAAGGTTACGGGGCATGAAACGCCTTATGCGCGGTGTAATATACAGATGGCGGTGAGGTTAGGTTGTGAGCAGTAA
- the xth gene encoding exodeoxyribonuclease III — translation MRIATYNVNGINSRLPVLLRWLEETKPDVVCLQELKAPQEKIPEAAIAAAGYKAIWHGQKSWNGVAILSRSAPIEEIRRALPGDDEDTHSRYIEANVGGIIIGGLYLPNGNPAPGPKFDYKLAWFQRLQQHAKTLLALGSPVVLTGDYNVMPTEKDVYKPERWVDDALFRPETRAAFKTLVDQGWTDAIRKLHPDETIYTFWDYFRDAYGRNAGLRIDHFLLSPEVDKRLLKAGVDKHVRGWEKSSDHAPVWIEVKD, via the coding sequence ATGAGAATAGCCACCTACAATGTGAACGGCATCAACAGCCGCCTGCCGGTGCTCCTGCGCTGGCTGGAAGAAACAAAACCAGATGTGGTATGCCTGCAGGAGCTGAAAGCGCCCCAGGAAAAGATCCCCGAAGCCGCCATTGCCGCTGCGGGTTACAAGGCTATCTGGCATGGCCAGAAAAGCTGGAACGGGGTGGCTATCCTCTCACGCAGCGCCCCTATTGAAGAAATACGCCGCGCCCTGCCCGGCGATGATGAAGACACGCACAGCCGGTACATTGAAGCCAATGTAGGCGGCATCATTATAGGTGGCCTTTACCTGCCCAACGGCAACCCGGCGCCTGGTCCCAAGTTTGATTATAAACTGGCCTGGTTCCAGCGCCTGCAGCAGCACGCCAAAACCTTACTGGCACTGGGCTCACCCGTGGTGCTTACCGGTGATTATAATGTGATGCCCACGGAAAAAGATGTATACAAACCGGAACGCTGGGTAGATGATGCGCTCTTCCGCCCGGAAACCCGCGCTGCGTTTAAAACCCTGGTGGACCAGGGCTGGACGGACGCCATCCGCAAGCTGCATCCCGATGAAACGATCTACACCTTTTGGGATTACTTCCGCGATGCCTACGGCCGCAATGCAGGCCTGCGGATTGATCATTTCCTGCTAAGCCCCGAAGTGGATAAACGCCTGCTGAAAGCCGGCGTAGACAAACACGTGCGGGGATGGGAGAAAAGCAGTGACCATGCGCCGGTGTGGATAGAGGTCAAAGATTGA
- a CDS encoding discoidin domain-containing protein yields the protein MQRYKKCMPWIALLASLCAGCKDHYDLPDQPVSSYTQIYMAQAYTSPAVYSLKISDTAQTMVYSANYGGAEAPTQDIVVNFSVDNALVDSFNQANGTSYPVLPEKTYVLGATSAVIPHGASSTGPLYISVKTGGEGAMDILKDFMLAVRIESANAKINDKLQTAFFKVRAQPNLADYTDYDRSHWNVISFSSQEASGEGPNNGRAIFCLDGDPNTYWHTQWAGGQPGPPHYITIDMGEVKTLHGLSFLPRQSDNSGKPQNVTVETSLDNVTWTSGGSFTLANNKDLQPQFLSSFRDARYFKVTINTSYNATYTHLAELNAF from the coding sequence ATGCAACGATATAAAAAATGCATGCCCTGGATAGCGCTGCTGGCTTCCCTTTGCGCCGGTTGCAAAGATCATTACGACCTTCCCGACCAGCCGGTATCCAGCTACACACAGATCTACATGGCACAGGCCTACACCAGCCCCGCTGTCTATAGTTTAAAGATCTCCGATACCGCACAAACCATGGTGTACTCTGCCAACTATGGTGGAGCGGAAGCACCCACCCAGGATATTGTCGTAAACTTCTCCGTGGATAACGCCCTGGTAGACAGCTTTAACCAGGCTAACGGCACCAGCTACCCGGTACTGCCGGAAAAGACCTATGTGCTGGGCGCCACCTCCGCAGTGATACCCCACGGCGCCTCCAGCACTGGCCCTTTATACATTTCCGTAAAGACCGGTGGGGAAGGAGCCATGGATATTCTCAAAGATTTTATGCTGGCCGTGCGCATCGAAAGTGCCAATGCAAAGATCAATGACAAACTGCAAACCGCCTTCTTCAAGGTAAGGGCCCAGCCTAACCTGGCCGACTATACGGATTATGATCGCAGCCACTGGAATGTGATAAGCTTCTCATCCCAGGAGGCCAGCGGGGAAGGGCCCAACAACGGGCGGGCCATCTTTTGCCTGGATGGCGATCCCAATACCTACTGGCACACCCAGTGGGCCGGCGGCCAGCCGGGGCCTCCGCATTACATCACCATTGACATGGGAGAAGTGAAGACCCTGCATGGCCTTTCCTTCCTGCCCCGCCAGTCGGACAATTCGGGCAAGCCCCAGAACGTAACAGTGGAAACCAGCCTGGATAATGTGACCTGGACCTCCGGCGGCTCCTTTACCCTGGCCAATAACAAAGACCTGCAACCACAGTTCCTGTCTTCGTTTAGGGATGCCCGTTATTTCAAAGTAACGATCAATACCAGCTATAACGCCACGTACACACACCTGGCAGAGCTCAATGCATTTTAG
- a CDS encoding RagB/SusD family nutrient uptake outer membrane protein has product MKHVFILCCCLLLCSCSKYLDQVPNDRLTIDQVFKKKATSEQYLANVYSYINDDGDQWNTNPWVGNADEADITWSKYPIYDVNIGNISPTGPPFDSWGYYYAGIRSATYFMAHIDENDEIRALNGQQLIDQYKAEARCLRAYFYFLLMRQYGPVVLVGDDPVAPDAPADDMQLPRTAYDDCVNYVADQLDQSAAALPLVPSSGGQPSDVEGGRMTKGCALAIKSRLLLYAASPLYNGNTEQATFVNKDGKPLISQAVDKEKWKKAADAAKAVIDLNLYHLYKDPGGDVSKSLQGIFFVAWNSEQIFVRKSNNLVAWDVNAMPRQAGGWCGVAATQEQVDAYFMKDGKSISASPLYVEKGFTDTLGTTFYNMYMNREPRFYTDITFNNSIFYGGNMKAAAPVSFFYGGPNGKGGHPTDWSRTGYLIRKNVGTQTNAGAGGTGQKQDRPEIIFRLGEIYLNYAEALNEYDPGNADIARYLNMIRERAGIPQYGSGTNALPVPGTQAEMRDKIHAERRIELAFESHRWFDIRRWKIAPNVMGDMHGMNINKDGNDFYRRQVASTHLFRSNNYWWPISQYDMDRSKLLVQNPNW; this is encoded by the coding sequence ATGAAACATGTATTCATACTCTGTTGCTGCCTGCTGCTTTGCAGTTGCAGCAAATACCTGGACCAGGTGCCCAATGACCGCCTGACCATAGACCAGGTATTTAAAAAGAAAGCTACTTCCGAACAATACCTGGCCAACGTATACAGCTACATCAACGATGACGGCGACCAGTGGAACACCAACCCCTGGGTGGGCAACGCGGATGAAGCAGACATTACCTGGTCCAAGTACCCGATCTATGATGTGAATATTGGCAACATCAGTCCCACCGGGCCGCCCTTTGACAGCTGGGGTTATTACTACGCCGGTATCCGTTCCGCCACCTACTTCATGGCGCACATTGATGAAAACGATGAGATCCGCGCACTGAACGGCCAGCAGCTCATAGACCAGTACAAGGCGGAAGCCCGCTGCCTGCGCGCCTATTTTTATTTCCTGCTCATGCGCCAGTATGGCCCCGTGGTGCTGGTGGGCGATGATCCCGTAGCACCCGATGCGCCGGCGGATGACATGCAACTACCCCGCACTGCGTATGATGATTGCGTGAACTATGTGGCAGACCAACTGGACCAGTCTGCAGCAGCACTGCCCTTGGTGCCTTCCAGCGGAGGCCAGCCCAGCGACGTGGAAGGGGGCCGCATGACCAAAGGCTGCGCACTGGCCATTAAATCCAGGCTGTTGTTGTATGCCGCCAGCCCGCTATATAACGGTAACACAGAGCAGGCCACTTTTGTAAATAAAGATGGTAAGCCCCTGATCAGCCAGGCGGTGGACAAAGAGAAATGGAAGAAGGCAGCCGATGCGGCCAAAGCCGTGATAGACCTGAACCTGTACCACCTGTACAAAGACCCCGGTGGGGATGTGAGTAAATCACTCCAGGGCATTTTCTTCGTGGCGTGGAACAGTGAGCAGATCTTTGTACGGAAAAGCAATAACCTGGTGGCCTGGGATGTAAATGCCATGCCCCGCCAGGCGGGTGGCTGGTGCGGTGTAGCCGCCACGCAGGAGCAGGTGGATGCGTATTTTATGAAAGATGGCAAGTCCATTTCAGCATCACCGCTGTATGTAGAAAAAGGTTTCACAGATACACTGGGCACTACTTTTTATAACATGTATATGAACCGGGAGCCCCGCTTCTATACAGACATTACGTTTAACAATTCCATTTTCTATGGGGGCAATATGAAGGCGGCGGCACCGGTAAGTTTCTTCTATGGCGGGCCCAATGGCAAAGGTGGCCATCCTACAGACTGGAGCCGCACCGGTTACCTCATCCGTAAGAACGTTGGCACACAAACCAATGCCGGCGCGGGTGGTACAGGGCAGAAGCAGGACCGCCCGGAGATCATCTTCCGGCTGGGCGAGATCTATCTCAACTATGCAGAAGCCCTCAACGAATATGATCCCGGTAATGCGGACATTGCCCGCTACCTGAACATGATCCGCGAGCGTGCCGGTATTCCCCAATACGGCAGCGGCACCAATGCACTGCCTGTACCCGGCACACAAGCGGAAATGCGGGACAAGATCCATGCGGAACGCCGCATAGAACTGGCCTTTGAAAGCCACCGCTGGTTTGATATACGCCGCTGGAAAATAGCGCCCAACGTGATGGGCGATATGCATGGCATGAACATCAACAAGGATGGCAACGACTTTTACAGGCGCCAGGTAGCCTCCACGCATTTGTTCCGCTCCAACAACTATTGGTGGCCCATCAGCCAGTATGATATGGACCGCAGCAAACTGCTGGTACAAAACCCAAACTGGTAA
- a CDS encoding TonB-dependent receptor — translation MNCIPRTGRHDRTGGPCVRAFCIALFLALIPVALPAQNISLNVKDMALENVFRKIQAQSGVSFIYENELLANASPVTLSVSNQPLKTVLEQCFRNEPLSYNILDNSVIIHRKEPSPQQRITVSGSVRDSKGQGLPGVTIRSKYAAANAMTKADGAFTINLPSRNDSLQFSIIGYLPQTVAVSDNMQVVMREKTADLADVVVVGYGQQKRVTLIGAQSTVRAEDLKLPQANLTNAIAGRVAGIIGVQRSGQPGYDNAEIYIRGISTFTSASPLVLVDGVERDFANVDPEDISSFSILKDASATAVYGVRGANGVILIQTKTGKIGRPLINAQYDQGLTQFTRVPRFADGITYMKMANEAYHNSNPNDPLPKYSDDRIAKTASGEDPDLYPNVDWFKVLFNKYGQNRRARVNANGGSENAQYYLSVGYYDETGMYKTDQLAQYNSAIKFTRYNFTSNLNLKVTKTTRVDFGASGWISNGNFPGNSVDAIWGAAYLLPPVVIPAIYSNGLHSQLRTGDIFNPYNLLTQSGYVTEFRSQLWSNIRVTQDLGFWVPGLSITGMFSFDNYNSHTISRTKTVDGYLATGRDSLGNLLLDKTSVGTDFLGYSRSNGGTRQYYTEAAINYKRSFHKHDVSGLVLFNKSDKEDAFSDDFIGSIPYRYMGLAGRLTYDWNDTYLAEANFGYNGSETFAPDHRFGFFPSFGAGWVVSNEAFFKGMEDKISFLKLRFSYGLVGNSNIGGRRFAYIATVGNGNGGYDYGANGTDHNIGTGMDIGDYAVSVTWEKAKKSNLGLEIKTLKDKLSLTVDAFNEQRSGIFRQRGDVPTYTGIRSLPYANLGAVHNRGIDATLELNDRWGDFQVGFRGNFTWNRAMVINDANAPWPYPWQQRIGRKMGQRFGYTALGLFQSKDEILSSPYQSGTNMPGDIKYKDFNGDGKIDSYDQGPIGYGSIPEIVYGFGPTVSWKGWFVAAWFKGISNVDISLNGDGLQPFSQGGERGNLLAQITDRWTPENHDPHPLYPRLTYGNDNMNYAGSSWWVKNGAFLRLQTLQFGYNFTNRPWLKKAGLSAINLYFIGNNLATFSGFKLWDVELGDGRGAQYPLVKTYNAGMKLSFR, via the coding sequence ATGAACTGCATTCCACGTACCGGTCGCCACGACCGGACGGGAGGCCCGTGTGTCCGGGCCTTCTGTATCGCCCTTTTCCTGGCCCTTATTCCCGTTGCCCTACCGGCGCAAAATATTTCACTCAACGTGAAGGACATGGCCCTGGAAAACGTATTCCGCAAAATACAGGCACAAAGCGGCGTGTCCTTTATCTATGAAAATGAATTGCTCGCCAATGCCAGCCCGGTGACCCTCAGCGTTAGCAATCAACCGTTGAAAACCGTGCTGGAACAGTGTTTCCGAAATGAGCCACTGTCGTATAACATCCTGGATAATTCCGTGATCATCCACCGGAAAGAACCCTCGCCCCAGCAGCGCATTACCGTCAGTGGCAGTGTGCGCGACAGTAAAGGCCAGGGCCTGCCCGGCGTTACCATCCGCAGCAAATATGCCGCAGCCAATGCAATGACCAAAGCGGATGGCGCCTTCACCATCAACCTGCCCTCGCGCAACGATTCCCTCCAGTTTTCCATCATCGGTTACCTGCCGCAAACCGTGGCCGTAAGCGACAACATGCAGGTGGTAATGAGAGAGAAAACAGCCGACCTGGCAGACGTAGTGGTAGTGGGCTATGGCCAGCAAAAACGCGTAACCCTCATCGGCGCCCAAAGTACCGTGCGGGCAGAAGACCTGAAGTTACCGCAGGCTAACCTGACCAATGCCATTGCCGGCCGTGTGGCCGGCATCATCGGCGTGCAGCGCAGTGGCCAGCCGGGGTACGACAATGCGGAGATCTACATCCGCGGCATCTCTACCTTTACCAGCGCCAGCCCATTGGTACTGGTGGACGGGGTGGAGCGTGACTTTGCCAACGTAGATCCCGAGGACATTTCCAGCTTCAGCATCCTGAAAGACGCATCGGCCACCGCCGTGTATGGGGTGCGCGGGGCTAATGGTGTGATCCTCATCCAGACCAAAACCGGTAAAATAGGACGCCCCCTCATCAATGCACAATACGACCAGGGGCTTACCCAATTCACACGCGTTCCCAGGTTTGCCGACGGTATCACCTATATGAAAATGGCTAATGAAGCCTATCACAACAGCAATCCCAATGATCCACTGCCCAAATACAGCGACGACCGCATTGCCAAAACCGCCAGTGGCGAAGATCCCGACCTGTACCCGAATGTAGACTGGTTCAAGGTATTGTTCAACAAATACGGCCAGAACCGCCGCGCCCGCGTGAACGCAAACGGGGGCAGCGAAAACGCGCAGTACTACCTGAGTGTGGGCTACTATGATGAAACAGGGATGTACAAAACAGACCAGCTGGCGCAATACAATTCCGCTATCAAATTCACCCGCTATAATTTTACGTCCAACCTGAACCTGAAAGTGACCAAAACCACCAGGGTGGATTTTGGCGCCTCCGGCTGGATCAGCAACGGCAACTTTCCCGGCAACAGCGTGGATGCCATCTGGGGCGCGGCTTACCTGCTGCCGCCCGTGGTAATACCGGCTATTTATTCCAATGGCTTGCACTCCCAGCTTCGCACGGGTGACATCTTCAATCCCTACAACCTGCTGACCCAAAGCGGCTATGTAACGGAGTTCAGGAGCCAGTTGTGGAGCAATATCCGGGTAACACAGGACCTGGGCTTCTGGGTGCCCGGCCTGTCCATTACAGGCATGTTCTCGTTTGACAACTACAACTCCCACACCATCAGCCGCACCAAAACAGTAGATGGCTACCTGGCCACCGGCCGCGATAGCCTGGGCAACCTCCTGCTGGATAAAACCTCCGTGGGCACGGACTTCCTGGGCTACAGCCGTAGCAATGGCGGCACCCGCCAGTACTACACAGAAGCAGCCATCAACTACAAGCGCAGCTTTCACAAACACGATGTGAGTGGCCTGGTGCTCTTCAATAAGTCTGATAAGGAAGATGCTTTTTCCGATGACTTCATCGGCTCTATCCCTTACCGTTACATGGGCCTGGCAGGCAGGCTTACTTACGACTGGAATGACACTTACCTCGCGGAAGCAAACTTTGGTTACAATGGCTCAGAGACCTTTGCGCCAGATCACCGCTTCGGTTTCTTCCCTTCATTCGGTGCAGGCTGGGTGGTGTCTAACGAAGCCTTCTTCAAAGGCATGGAGGATAAGATCTCTTTCCTGAAACTGCGCTTCTCTTATGGCCTGGTGGGCAATTCCAACATCGGGGGCCGCCGCTTTGCCTACATTGCTACAGTGGGCAATGGCAATGGTGGTTATGATTACGGGGCCAATGGCACTGATCATAATATCGGCACCGGTATGGATATTGGTGACTACGCCGTGTCCGTAACCTGGGAAAAAGCAAAGAAATCCAACCTGGGCCTGGAGATCAAAACCCTCAAAGACAAGCTCTCCCTTACCGTAGATGCGTTCAATGAACAGCGCAGCGGCATTTTCCGCCAGCGGGGCGACGTACCAACGTACACGGGTATACGTAGTTTGCCTTATGCCAACCTGGGCGCCGTTCACAACCGCGGCATAGACGCTACCCTGGAGCTGAACGACCGCTGGGGCGATTTCCAGGTAGGCTTCCGCGGCAACTTCACCTGGAACCGTGCCATGGTGATCAATGACGCCAATGCACCCTGGCCCTACCCCTGGCAACAACGCATAGGACGCAAGATGGGCCAGCGTTTCGGCTATACGGCACTGGGCCTTTTCCAATCCAAGGATGAAATACTAAGCAGCCCTTACCAGTCCGGCACCAACATGCCCGGCGATATCAAGTACAAAGACTTCAACGGCGACGGCAAGATTGACTCCTACGACCAGGGCCCCATTGGCTATGGCAGCATCCCGGAGATCGTGTATGGCTTTGGGCCTACGGTCTCCTGGAAAGGCTGGTTTGTAGCCGCGTGGTTCAAAGGCATCAGCAACGTAGACATTTCCCTGAATGGCGATGGCCTGCAGCCCTTCAGCCAGGGCGGCGAAAGAGGCAACCTGCTGGCCCAGATCACAGACCGGTGGACCCCGGAGAACCACGATCCGCACCCGCTGTATCCGCGCCTCACCTATGGCAATGATAATATGAACTATGCAGGTAGTTCCTGGTGGGTGAAGAACGGGGCCTTCCTGCGCTTACAGACCCTCCAGTTTGGCTACAATTTCACCAACCGTCCCTGGCTCAAAAAGGCCGGGCTGAGCGCCATCAACCTTTATTTCATAGGCAACAACCTGGCTACTTTCAGCGGCTTTAAACTGTGGGATGTGGAACTGGGTGATGGCCGTGGCGCCCAATACCCGCTGGTAAAAACCTATAACGCCGGCATGAAACTCTCTTTCCGTTAA
- a CDS encoding FecR family protein gives MTEEEFLARYRQFLDGTLDAEGIAELHAYQDEMQLEDQHWRGDPLAHTITGLEIAQRLQVSMARKPGGLRRMRWARAVAACIALGIGVSAYYFWHSHVNTNRSGAPAVARTSPPAEKVWLTLANGRKISLSDAGKGVVAQSSGTSAQLQAKGQLTYTQDATAVKPDTNSISTPHGESFALTLTDGSRVHLNAGSTLRFPVYFGQDQRDVYLQGEAFFEVNASATRPFTVHVQEQAIQALGTSFNIKAFDPRGTRSTLLTGAVHVVMPERTLVLHPGQQAYFDGAHFTTRPADTEVVTAWMHGQFAFDNERLGDVLADMQHWYGIELVHGTGNFNRRFTGRIDHYTHIEDALKRLELTGALRYELTQQHIVITVL, from the coding sequence ATGACCGAAGAAGAATTCCTGGCCCGCTACCGGCAGTTCCTGGATGGAACGCTGGATGCGGAAGGCATTGCCGAACTGCATGCCTACCAGGACGAGATGCAACTGGAAGACCAGCACTGGCGGGGCGATCCGCTGGCCCACACCATCACCGGCCTGGAAATAGCCCAGCGCCTGCAGGTGTCCATGGCCCGCAAACCAGGGGGCCTGCGCCGCATGCGGTGGGCACGCGCCGTGGCGGCCTGCATCGCACTTGGAATTGGCGTTTCCGCTTATTACTTTTGGCATAGTCATGTGAATACAAACAGAAGTGGGGCACCCGCGGTAGCCCGTACTTCACCACCCGCTGAAAAGGTCTGGCTCACGCTGGCCAACGGCAGGAAAATTTCGCTCAGCGATGCCGGCAAGGGCGTAGTAGCCCAATCGTCCGGCACCTCTGCCCAGTTACAGGCAAAAGGACAACTCACCTACACGCAGGATGCAACCGCTGTAAAGCCGGATACCAACAGCATCAGTACGCCACACGGAGAATCCTTTGCCCTCACCCTGACCGATGGCTCGCGGGTACATCTCAACGCCGGTTCCACCCTGCGTTTCCCGGTGTACTTCGGGCAAGACCAACGCGACGTGTACCTGCAGGGAGAAGCCTTCTTTGAAGTAAATGCCAGCGCCACCCGTCCCTTCACCGTGCACGTGCAGGAACAGGCCATACAGGCGCTCGGTACCAGCTTTAACATCAAGGCCTTTGATCCCCGTGGCACCCGCTCCACTTTGCTCACCGGAGCCGTACACGTTGTAATGCCGGAACGCACCCTGGTGTTGCATCCTGGACAGCAGGCCTACTTCGACGGGGCCCATTTCACCACCCGTCCCGCTGATACGGAAGTAGTCACTGCATGGATGCATGGGCAATTTGCCTTCGACAATGAAAGGTTGGGCGATGTACTCGCTGATATGCAACACTGGTACGGCATTGAGCTGGTGCATGGTACCGGCAACTTTAACCGACGTTTTACAGGAAGAATCGATCATTACACGCACATTGAAGATGCGCTCAAACGCCTGGAACTCACCGGCGCCCTCCGTTATGAATTGACACAGCAGCACATTGTAATCACTGTTTTGTAA
- a CDS encoding RNA polymerase sigma factor, protein MFYDELTDAQLWNAVRAGDQQAFNRLFDRYWTGVYKTAYKYLKDKPTSQEIVHDIFLSLWSRRQTLEITSFPAFLLTATRFQVYSRKRAPRIVLAGDESAVQDVAGAGEADLRIRESELHAQLQQLLQQLPQRCREIFNMSRFQYLSNDEIARQLGISKRTVENQLTTALAHLRTNLKDISGVLIIAMFITHFSK, encoded by the coding sequence ATGTTCTACGATGAATTAACGGATGCGCAATTGTGGAATGCCGTACGCGCCGGTGACCAGCAGGCGTTTAACCGGCTGTTTGACCGGTACTGGACAGGGGTCTACAAGACTGCATATAAATACCTGAAGGATAAGCCAACGAGCCAGGAGATTGTTCACGATATTTTTCTAAGCCTGTGGAGCCGGAGGCAAACGCTTGAGATCACATCCTTCCCGGCCTTCCTGCTCACGGCTACGCGCTTCCAGGTATACAGCCGCAAAAGGGCGCCCCGTATCGTGCTGGCAGGCGATGAATCGGCGGTGCAGGACGTAGCGGGTGCCGGCGAGGCAGACCTGCGCATCCGCGAAAGTGAACTGCATGCACAGCTGCAACAACTCCTGCAGCAACTGCCCCAGCGCTGCCGGGAGATCTTTAACATGAGCCGCTTCCAATACCTGTCTAACGATGAAATAGCCCGGCAGCTGGGCATTTCCAAGCGTACCGTGGAAAACCAGCTCACCACGGCGCTGGCACATTTGCGCACGAATTTGAAAGATATTTCCGGGGTGCTTATTATTGCAATGTTTATTACCCATTTTTCCAAGTAA
- a CDS encoding glutamine amidotransferase-related protein translates to MRIHVLQHVSFEGPGCIARWAAARGHVLTTSLRSFPAVHDFDALVIMGGPMGAYEDDQYHWMPAEKALIRETIASGKKVLGICLGAQLIASVLGAAVKAAPQREIGWYPVQPTAAANRHLWLEAVFADAPVVFHWHGDQFAIPAGAEDLLTSAANVHQAFLVNDQVLGLQFHLEVMEADMEAMLEHGAEDLAPGAYVQNAAQIRAGSPHLARANARMVQLLDGFFGGMVARLRAGDWDAHQQVIERYHRLLFHFVSRMIPDPRVVEDIVVGTFSKLWEYRSRVTDLATLRTLLFTTSRNDSLVQMHNDKDLLRRFGKSPEAVPDGDEWVEQVIARADVYAEILKAVDALPGEMPQLFVEGFLDKIPEAEMAEARKVSTGAMTQQKADSLALLMERVKEQGAVAIKILQDWLAEHQD, encoded by the coding sequence ATGCGTATTCATGTTTTGCAGCATGTTTCCTTTGAAGGCCCCGGCTGCATTGCCCGCTGGGCCGCCGCCCGGGGACATGTGCTCACCACTTCCCTCCGCTCCTTCCCGGCTGTACATGATTTTGACGCCCTGGTGATCATGGGTGGTCCTATGGGCGCTTATGAAGATGACCAATACCACTGGATGCCTGCTGAAAAGGCATTGATCCGGGAAACCATTGCCAGCGGCAAAAAAGTGCTGGGCATTTGCCTGGGTGCACAACTGATCGCCAGTGTATTGGGCGCGGCGGTAAAGGCGGCACCGCAGAGAGAGATAGGCTGGTATCCTGTGCAACCCACGGCGGCCGCGAACCGGCATCTTTGGCTGGAGGCCGTGTTTGCAGACGCCCCTGTAGTATTTCACTGGCATGGGGATCAATTTGCTATTCCCGCGGGTGCAGAGGACCTGCTGACCAGTGCCGCCAACGTGCACCAGGCGTTTTTGGTAAACGACCAGGTGCTGGGATTACAGTTTCACTTGGAAGTGATGGAGGCTGATATGGAGGCAATGCTGGAGCATGGCGCTGAAGACCTGGCTCCCGGTGCCTATGTGCAAAACGCAGCGCAGATCAGGGCCGGCAGTCCCCACCTGGCGCGGGCTAACGCGCGGATGGTGCAGCTGCTGGATGGCTTTTTTGGCGGAATGGTGGCCCGGCTCCGTGCCGGCGACTGGGATGCCCACCAGCAGGTGATAGAGCGGTATCACCGCCTCCTCTTCCATTTTGTGTCCCGGATGATCCCCGATCCGCGGGTGGTGGAAGATATAGTTGTCGGGACGTTTAGTAAGCTCTGGGAGTACCGTTCCCGGGTTACGGACCTTGCCACGTTGCGCACACTTTTGTTTACTACTTCCAGGAATGATAGCCTGGTGCAAATGCACAACGACAAGGACCTGCTGCGCCGGTTTGGAAAATCGCCGGAGGCTGTGCCGGATGGCGATGAATGGGTGGAGCAGGTAATTGCCAGGGCGGATGTGTACGCGGAGATCTTAAAGGCGGTGGATGCATTGCCGGGGGAAATGCCGCAGCTTTTCGTGGAAGGTTTCCTGGATAAAATACCGGAGGCAGAGATGGCGGAGGCGAGGAAAGTTAGTACGGGCGCGATGACGCAGCAAAAAGCAGATAGCCTGGCGTTGCTCATGGAAAGGGTGAAGGAACAGGGAGCGGTGGCAATAAAGATATTACAGGACTGGTTAGCGGAACATCAGGATTGA